The following coding sequences are from one Gossypium raimondii isolate GPD5lz chromosome 4, ASM2569854v1, whole genome shotgun sequence window:
- the LOC105768181 gene encoding E3 ubiquitin-protein ligase SGR9, amyloplastic, with the protein MMMEEETTIMAAISTLGPSQLSDLSYSIFSLSFHHRRRLCHLLSSPCLFFLTLHRLHTLSLPQKTLLIARHLLFSLHHLTRHFQPPPLRLPNPSTAINQRDLDAVVLLLFLCEAYHDNPEALERPHDEWRQVLTSICSNTTLKITGITGIFDGAALIPYIEMVTRCKRLVGIMGCGGKEGKEVAASPAAVVALPAVEVRGGGIECVICKEEMREGRDVCKFPCQHLFHWMCILPWVKKRNTCPCCRFQLPSDDIFGEIQRLWGILVKASGKSVDDEWT; encoded by the coding sequence ATGATGATGGAAGAAGAGACGACAATTATGGCGGCAATCTCCACTCTCGGCCCTTCTCAGCTTTCAGATCTCAGCTACTCCATCTTCTCCCTCTCTTTCCACCACCGCCGCCGTCTTTGCCACCTCCTCTCCTCCCCTTGTCTCTTCTTTCTTACCCTCCACCGCCTCCACACTCTCTCACTCCCCCAAAAGACCCTTCTCATTGCCCGCCACCTCCTCTTTTCCCTCCACCACCTCACGCGTCACTTCCAGCCTCCACCACTGCGGCTGCCAAACCCTTCCACAGCTATAAACCAGCGCGACCTTGACGCCGTGGTCCTCCTACTGTTCCTGTGTGAAGCATACCATGATAACCCCGAAGCGCTCGAGAGACCTCACGATGAATGGCGCCAAGTGTTAACTAGTATATGCTCTAACACCACGTTAAAGATCACCGGCATCACCGGCATCTTCGACGGTGCTGCTTTGATCCCGTATATCGAAATGGTGACGAGGTGCAAAAGGCTTGTGGGGATAATGGGTTGCGGTGGGAAGGAAGGGAAGGAGGTGGCGGCGTCACCGGCGGCGGTGGTGGCGTTGCCAGCGGTGGAGGTGAGAGGGGGTGGCATTGAGTGCGTGATATGCAAAGAGGAGATGAGAGAAGGGAGAGACGTGTGTAAGTTCCCCTGCCAGCATTTGTTCCATTGGATGTGCATATTGCCATGGGTGAAGAAGAGGAACACTTGCCCGTGCTGCAGGTTTCAGCTTCCCAGTGATGATATATTCGGAGAGATCCAACGGCTGTGGGGAATCCTGGTCAAGGCGAGTGGCAAAAGTGTTGATGATGAATGGACATGA
- the LOC105768179 gene encoding uncharacterized protein LOC105768179 isoform X1 produces the protein MQMVACNKEDIKCSEKRVGGDGGMRTVECLRGRLLAERQASKIAKQDAQLMESKLLELENKLKEETKLRNKAEKRFKLLKKKLESLKILPNLDESEKSSSSESSTVSSVSSASSSGTQHPQDAVPEILKNVEGSASDTNPSIKSFEICSNEENSTPPGTSTKSDTSCSSLKASTMEINMMNGRNETSEDDEYVDNSLALVPLNLPETKVAPEINIEVSKSIGEVLDNLRHARERIQNTMERRQMIRVGAILNSYM, from the exons ATGCAAATGGTTGCTTGCAACAAAGAAGACATCAAATGCAG TGAAAAGAGAGTGGGAGGAGATGGTGGGATGAGAACTGTGGAATGCTTGAGAGGGAGGCTCCTTGCTGAGAGACAAGCATCAAAGATTGCAAAACAAGATGCTCAACTTATGGAAAGTAAG CTGCTAGAACTTGAGAACAAGCTGAAAGAAGAGACCAAGTTAAGGAACAAAGCAGAGAAGAGGTTCAAGTTGTTGAAGAAGAAGCTTGAATCCCTAAAAATATTGCCCAATTTAGATGAATCAGAGAAGTCAAGTTCATCTGAGAGCTCTACAGTCTCTAGTGTTTCATCTGCAAGCAGTTCAGGTACTCAACACCCTCAAGATGCAGTCCCAGAAATCTTAAAAAATGTGGAGGGAAGTGCATCAGACACCAATCCATCCATAAAAAGCTTTGAAATTTGTTCCAATGAAGAAAATTCAACTCCTCCAGGGACTAGTACTAAATCTGATACAAG TTGTTCAAGCTTGAAAGCTTCAACAATGGAGATTAACATGATGAATGGAAGAAATGAGACTAGTGAGGATGATGAGTATGTTGATAACTCATTGGCATTAGTTCCTTTGAATCTCCCAGAAACCAAGGTAGCACCTGAGATAAACATAGAAGTGAGCAAAAGTATAGGTGAAGTTCTTGATAATCTAAGGCATGCCAGGGAAAGAATTCAGAACACAATGGAAAGAAGACAAATGATTAGGGTTGGGGCCATCTTGAATTCATACATGTAA
- the LOC105768179 gene encoding uncharacterized protein LOC105768179 isoform X3 translates to MQMVACNKEDIKCSEKRVGGDGGMRTVECLRGRLLAERQASKIAKQDAQLMESKLLELENKLKEETKLRNKAEKRFKLLKKKLESLKILPNLDESEKSSSSESSTVSSVSSASSSGTQHPQDAVPEILKNVEGSASDTNPSIKSFEICSNEENSTPPGTSTKSDTRNQGST, encoded by the exons ATGCAAATGGTTGCTTGCAACAAAGAAGACATCAAATGCAG TGAAAAGAGAGTGGGAGGAGATGGTGGGATGAGAACTGTGGAATGCTTGAGAGGGAGGCTCCTTGCTGAGAGACAAGCATCAAAGATTGCAAAACAAGATGCTCAACTTATGGAAAGTAAG CTGCTAGAACTTGAGAACAAGCTGAAAGAAGAGACCAAGTTAAGGAACAAAGCAGAGAAGAGGTTCAAGTTGTTGAAGAAGAAGCTTGAATCCCTAAAAATATTGCCCAATTTAGATGAATCAGAGAAGTCAAGTTCATCTGAGAGCTCTACAGTCTCTAGTGTTTCATCTGCAAGCAGTTCAGGTACTCAACACCCTCAAGATGCAGTCCCAGAAATCTTAAAAAATGTGGAGGGAAGTGCATCAGACACCAATCCATCCATAAAAAGCTTTGAAATTTGTTCCAATGAAGAAAATTCAACTCCTCCAGGGACTAGTACTAAATCTGATACAAG AAACCAAGGTAGCACCTGA
- the LOC105768179 gene encoding uncharacterized protein LOC105768179 isoform X2, translating to MLNLWKLLELENKLKEETKLRNKAEKRFKLLKKKLESLKILPNLDESEKSSSSESSTVSSVSSASSSGTQHPQDAVPEILKNVEGSASDTNPSIKSFEICSNEENSTPPGTSTKSDTSCSSLKASTMEINMMNGRNETSEDDEYVDNSLALVPLNLPETKVAPEINIEVSKSIGEVLDNLRHARERIQNTMERRQMIRVGAILNSYM from the exons ATGCTCAACTTATGGAAA CTGCTAGAACTTGAGAACAAGCTGAAAGAAGAGACCAAGTTAAGGAACAAAGCAGAGAAGAGGTTCAAGTTGTTGAAGAAGAAGCTTGAATCCCTAAAAATATTGCCCAATTTAGATGAATCAGAGAAGTCAAGTTCATCTGAGAGCTCTACAGTCTCTAGTGTTTCATCTGCAAGCAGTTCAGGTACTCAACACCCTCAAGATGCAGTCCCAGAAATCTTAAAAAATGTGGAGGGAAGTGCATCAGACACCAATCCATCCATAAAAAGCTTTGAAATTTGTTCCAATGAAGAAAATTCAACTCCTCCAGGGACTAGTACTAAATCTGATACAAG TTGTTCAAGCTTGAAAGCTTCAACAATGGAGATTAACATGATGAATGGAAGAAATGAGACTAGTGAGGATGATGAGTATGTTGATAACTCATTGGCATTAGTTCCTTTGAATCTCCCAGAAACCAAGGTAGCACCTGAGATAAACATAGAAGTGAGCAAAAGTATAGGTGAAGTTCTTGATAATCTAAGGCATGCCAGGGAAAGAATTCAGAACACAATGGAAAGAAGACAAATGATTAGGGTTGGGGCCATCTTGAATTCATACATGTAA